In Candidatus Methanosphaera massiliense, the following are encoded in one genomic region:
- a CDS encoding LOG family protein has translation MRICLYGAGSAKLNKKYLDVGYQLGERLAQENHTLVFGAGNNGMMGAVARGMHDNNGKIIGIAPDWMDKFEELYDYCDKLISTSTMDERKRLFLTNSDLFIIAPGGIGTLDEFFQIITLKKLEKHEKPIIMFNIDGYYDVLLDMMSHMKKEKTISENDTKLYEVATSIDEILNYINTD, from the coding sequence ATGAGAATATGTTTATACGGTGCTGGTAGTGCTAAGTTAAACAAGAAATATTTAGATGTTGGATACCAGTTAGGAGAAAGATTAGCTCAAGAAAATCATACCCTAGTATTTGGCGCAGGAAATAATGGAATGATGGGCGCTGTAGCAAGAGGTATGCATGATAATAATGGTAAAATAATTGGAATAGCTCCTGATTGGATGGATAAGTTTGAGGAGTTATATGATTATTGTGATAAATTAATATCTACTTCCACTATGGATGAAAGAAAAAGGCTATTTCTCACAAATTCAGACTTGTTTATAATAGCACCTGGTGGAATAGGTACATTAGATGAATTTTTTCAGATAATAACATTAAAAAAACTGGAAAAACATGAAAAACCAATCATAATGTTTAATATTGATGGATATTATGATGTATTACTGGATATGATGAGTCACATGAAAAAAGAAAAGACTATATCTGAGAATGATACAAAATTATATGAAGTTGCAACATCAATAGATGAAATATTAAATTATATTAATACAGATTAA